The genomic stretch CATTCATTGGATGATTCCGATTATTCCTTTTCCTGCATGTTTTGCCCTCGCAGCCGCATTAGCGCCTACAGATGCAATCGCAGTTAGTGCTATGGCAAATAAAATTAAAATTTCACATAAAATTTTGAATATCTTAGAAGGTGAATCACTTATAAATGATGCTTCTGGATTGGTATCTTTTCAATTCGCTGTAGCAGCATTGATTACCAGTTCCTTTTCAATCTTTCAAGCGAGTACTAGCTTTTTATTTCTTTCTCTTGGTGGGGTTGTTTTAGGAGCATTTTTAAGTTTTCTTAAAATCTTGCTAATGCGTTGGTTTAGACAACTAGGGATTGAAAATACAATTTCATTTATTTTAATGGAACTTTTATTACCATTTTTAATTTTTGTAGTCGCAGAACATTTTGGCGTAAGTGGAATATTGGCAGTTGTTAGTGGGGGAATTGTTCATTCGTTTAGCTATAAACATATGAATCCAGAAATCGTTCAATTAAATCTATTATCCAAAAACACTTGGTCAGTATTAACATTTAGTTTGAATGGATTAGTATTTATTCTATTAGGTACTCAAATACCAATTATTTTACAAACAGTTCAGCAAAAAAATTATATAAGTAGTGACACCCTCTTAATTTATATACTAAGTATCACACTAGTACTACTGGCTTTACGTTTTATTTGGGTTTATTTCTTTAATAATTTTGAATCAGATTCAGCGAATAGCTTTAAAAGCAAACTTAAAACAACCTCTTTATATACAATTTCAGGTGTCCGAGGAACAATTACGCTAGTCAGTGCACTATCGTTACCGATCGAATTAAGTGTAGGAAGATATTTTTTAGAAAGAGATTTATTAATTATTATCTCAGCCGGCGTAATCCTAACTACATTACTACTTGCAAACTTTACTTTATCATTATTTGCACCTAAAAAAGAAAGAATAACTGGTCAAAAGGATTACACCAAGGAAATTGAGATATTAAGAGAGGTCATAGAAAAAATAAAGAGTTATCAAACTGATGAAAATGATGTTGAGATTGCTGAAATCATTCATATTTATAATAATCGTATCCTTTCATTAACAAGTTCAACTGATCTAAATAGTAATGTAAAGCTATTAAACCGTTTTATATTAGAAATGCAAATAGAAGATACAAATAATTTACTTAAAAATAGACAGATTTCTCTCCAAATAGCGTTTCCTACTTTAAAGCGCTCGAATAAAAGGCTTTATTTTCTTACAAAGGATAAACGATATAAAGCGGATGTATTTTATAAGGAATTAATAAATAACAATCTGCACGTAGGTAATTTTATTCCACGATCATTTGAAGAAAATCGAAGACAATTAATTAAACTAA from Arthrobacter citreus encodes the following:
- a CDS encoding sodium:proton antiporter, which codes for MEIFEFILFMLSGVFISNVVSRLIPSISVPLIQVGLGICLAIPLSGHSIELNPELFLLLFMAPLLFNDGANVNKKALWAVRKPILLLSVGLVFLTVAILGYFIHWMIPIIPFPACFALAAALAPTDAIAVSAMANKIKISHKILNILEGESLINDASGLVSFQFAVAALITSSFSIFQASTSFLFLSLGGVVLGAFLSFLKILLMRWFRQLGIENTISFILMELLLPFLIFVVAEHFGVSGILAVVSGGIVHSFSYKHMNPEIVQLNLLSKNTWSVLTFSLNGLVFILLGTQIPIILQTVQQKNYISSDTLLIYILSITLVLLALRFIWVYFFNNFESDSANSFKSKLKTTSLYTISGVRGTITLVSALSLPIELSVGRYFLERDLLIIISAGVILTTLLLANFTLSLFAPKKERITGQKDYTKEIEILREVIEKIKSYQTDENDVEIAEIIHIYNNRILSLTSSTDLNSNVKLLNRFILEMQIEDTNNLLKNRQISLQIAFPTLKRSNKRLYFLTKDKRYKADVFYKELINNNLHVGNFIPRSFEENRRQLIKLKNSNNQFVLEKLKELKSSIIPQEIIDVFIKKYTQQIEKTSERLSITNEFFQEWLDFASQIEREVIQHNYEKGEINRNELKEFRQHLLMLENVIQFIE